One Monomorium pharaonis isolate MP-MQ-018 chromosome 4, ASM1337386v2, whole genome shotgun sequence DNA segment encodes these proteins:
- the LOC105833937 gene encoding protein Star isoform X1, whose product MKMAPAGKPSSNGDQLPTVGPILTGTLFVNYKRTWLRRVAPFLAFLVAFSTAMILLLVWSEAASMRRQAFDANMTRDYVLDSVSMDNPQLVAYIRQVHLKPTTHQDPLNANQTSEEKYVATLSQGKREGIYAEYISRTGAISSTAWLESNLSWQGVLILTEPKSFFEAQRSTRHPRSRVIHACLSTDTDTKEIKYHQESEVQVTKLGDGPNSLVSSDTDVPTTRLKCFPLYSVLLAYNATSLDYLNLDSPDAPDGQVLDTIPWDIIRISILSIRWSPHHSEAETKSFIDKMISRRYKHVHTTDTGKYIFLYDTRLKI is encoded by the exons ATGAA AATGGCTCCCGCAGGGAAACCTTCATCAAACGGAGATCAACTACCGACCGTAGGGCCTATCCTGACCGGCACGTTGTTTGTCAATTACAAAAGGACCTGGTTGAGAAGAGTGGCTCCCTTTTTGGCATTTCTTGTCGCCTTTTCCACCGCTATGATTCTGCTCCTCGTTTGGAGCGAGGCAGCGTCTATGAG GAGACAAGCGTTCGACGCGAACATGACCAGGGACTACGTGCTCGACAGCGTATCGATGGACAATCCGCAATTGGTCGCGTACATACGACAGGTGCATCTGAAACCGACGACCCATCAGGATCCGTTGAACGCCAATCAGACGTCGGAAGAGAAGTACGTGGCCACCTTGTCGCAGGGCAAGCGCGAGGGTATCTACGCGGAGTACATCAGCAGG ACGGGCGCGATTTCTAGTACGGCCTGGCTGGAGTCCAACCTGAGCTGGCAAGGTGTTCTGATACTCACCGAGCCTAAGAGCTTCTTTGAAGCGCAGCGCAGCACCAGACATCCGCGATCGAGGGTCATCCACGCCTGTCTCAGCACGGACACGGATACCAAAGAG ATAAAGTACCACCAGGAATCGGAGGTCCAGGTCACCAAGCTGGGCGACGGTCCTAATAGCCTCGTGTCGTCGGACACCGATGTGCCTACCACTAGACTCAAGTGCTTTCCTCTCTATAGCGTACTGTTGGCGTACAATGCCACGTCCTTGGATTATTTAAATCTAGACAGTCCCGATGCTCCCGATGGCCAg GTACTCGACACCATCCCATGGGACATCATAAGAATATCGATACTGTCAATACGGTGGAGTCCCCATCACAGCGAGGCGGAGACGAAAAGCTTCATCGACAAGATGATCAGCCGGAGGTACAAACACGTACATACGACAGACACCGGAAAGTACATTTTCCTGTACGATACTCGCCTTAAAATTTGA
- the LOC105833937 gene encoding protein Star isoform X2 yields the protein MAPAGKPSSNGDQLPTVGPILTGTLFVNYKRTWLRRVAPFLAFLVAFSTAMILLLVWSEAASMRRQAFDANMTRDYVLDSVSMDNPQLVAYIRQVHLKPTTHQDPLNANQTSEEKYVATLSQGKREGIYAEYISRTGAISSTAWLESNLSWQGVLILTEPKSFFEAQRSTRHPRSRVIHACLSTDTDTKEIKYHQESEVQVTKLGDGPNSLVSSDTDVPTTRLKCFPLYSVLLAYNATSLDYLNLDSPDAPDGQVLDTIPWDIIRISILSIRWSPHHSEAETKSFIDKMISRRYKHVHTTDTGKYIFLYDTRLKI from the exons ATGGCTCCCGCAGGGAAACCTTCATCAAACGGAGATCAACTACCGACCGTAGGGCCTATCCTGACCGGCACGTTGTTTGTCAATTACAAAAGGACCTGGTTGAGAAGAGTGGCTCCCTTTTTGGCATTTCTTGTCGCCTTTTCCACCGCTATGATTCTGCTCCTCGTTTGGAGCGAGGCAGCGTCTATGAG GAGACAAGCGTTCGACGCGAACATGACCAGGGACTACGTGCTCGACAGCGTATCGATGGACAATCCGCAATTGGTCGCGTACATACGACAGGTGCATCTGAAACCGACGACCCATCAGGATCCGTTGAACGCCAATCAGACGTCGGAAGAGAAGTACGTGGCCACCTTGTCGCAGGGCAAGCGCGAGGGTATCTACGCGGAGTACATCAGCAGG ACGGGCGCGATTTCTAGTACGGCCTGGCTGGAGTCCAACCTGAGCTGGCAAGGTGTTCTGATACTCACCGAGCCTAAGAGCTTCTTTGAAGCGCAGCGCAGCACCAGACATCCGCGATCGAGGGTCATCCACGCCTGTCTCAGCACGGACACGGATACCAAAGAG ATAAAGTACCACCAGGAATCGGAGGTCCAGGTCACCAAGCTGGGCGACGGTCCTAATAGCCTCGTGTCGTCGGACACCGATGTGCCTACCACTAGACTCAAGTGCTTTCCTCTCTATAGCGTACTGTTGGCGTACAATGCCACGTCCTTGGATTATTTAAATCTAGACAGTCCCGATGCTCCCGATGGCCAg GTACTCGACACCATCCCATGGGACATCATAAGAATATCGATACTGTCAATACGGTGGAGTCCCCATCACAGCGAGGCGGAGACGAAAAGCTTCATCGACAAGATGATCAGCCGGAGGTACAAACACGTACATACGACAGACACCGGAAAGTACATTTTCCTGTACGATACTCGCCTTAAAATTTGA